One window from the genome of Hydra vulgaris chromosome 02, alternate assembly HydraT2T_AEP encodes:
- the LOC100207791 gene encoding uncharacterized protein LOC100207791 isoform X4, with protein MILKIVPRFEVMLWLFVIANLLLCYAKSKRNNFDFQKANKRQYLVKPVDINHWSGPYFNERQTQNAFKNMIYSVNNGRKREELGFDARKILNLDPENSLRRLNIDENPVAETFAGDSSDRNSVESPQERLANMISKPIIHYEYSHDDPKWRVKDRLNKIRKEYSDKRRYENNIYKNSIQSEDESEYKQKMFETPFKRNNKLSDDFYGRNLGVTLYESDKMGNQKTVNPFNDAVNGFKKYIPHRESPSNNAIVNLILAEKAARRRFPEKEETENFHLFKTVPFFKRKTHVGNEINENFNQLGKFEKLNDERNYYSKDEETKTHHNKLEDEHSVDQFLQSDMGLSNYHLIDKENGNDRDEPDNNREEFNNNREENKLLKHDSFSRISNPYETENNLNEYKSNAAHAQNSLKRYPNSKRSTLLANHVVTKKNKINKRKLKKKTSVEQKVSKKFNVENSSSSSSKRWNTFQPNEMFQRHPSDFYGEHSQNNIQMISGRYEPNNNWNRLNENDYITNTGFENAHSTVEAGYMGKNDLDVEMSLQPIIQNAYPGEISNHKEKMNYGEKLQNLQSHDHSGGKLTDDIWEHEFNANEVGRNHQSRHGKLMGFFGNSDQGALLPAETLDGIAANWEHAHQNVHYENLPHNKGDSMQGSHFMHDADYEQQLHNYMLLNNENIPDDSHHQEMSNDEYQNHINSLMMKYKPLIEKAHDGSDVSSYLYQSLIPHHKPKHPHPGYDYYAFKNPWSNMQLPYHIPVENHPLEDELKETTTEITTEAKPDFIEGKPELVFPKLVEAKTDFVEAKTESIEAKPDLLLAKPEFLEAKPELIEAKPEPVEAKPELIEAKPEHLLEKPKIKEAKAELIEAKPELLKAQPEHFKENSEAITSSNLLKENLQTVGVGDENNSEPKTEKLNNKEASNVNKSNELLKGENKPTEKEPLKPNLGVKSPWGEAPSKIPLQHHRSSTEILFSDPSPIIQAYNQLNLLVPAALQIKALQEQLKEVKQKSALQIALLESKNRNASKSEKDTSLQISPNKAMFTVNPAERLTSEAGLLSPSIIQELVAQAKNIRPTGDIKSVLEASSSPGSKENTLSQANLIQTSVAQKALLKLINAAVDSSSKQQYKDQKDEALKQLNLQTDQLKLLALIKNLQPSSATAVEKEHLNNMLNQIALNKHLDSATSAAVSSPADINSMLLKIVLKQQNPNLNVIKSKGVSLLQNGNEVFNVFDKEKNKGFAKQNSSEVIRLLIEKLQHKKHKKTKDAFENPYAKIGYVGKRGPLSSQQESSNDEITNIGTSNEASIINGTSFNKILQSVNLHYNEDDENEAKSKISVKKSKTAEKNKNKPKEKMTRLENYKK; from the exons atgattttaaaaatagtgcCAAG atTTGAAGTGATGCTTTGGTTATTTGTCATTGCTa ATCTTTTGTTATGCTAcgcaaaaagcaaaagaaataaCTTTGATTTCCAAAAAGCTAACAAAAGACAATATCTTGTAAAACCAGTTGATATTAACCATTGGAGTGGTCCTTATTTCAACGAACGCCAAACACAAAATGCattcaaaaatatgatttatagTGTCAATAATGGAAGAAAACGCGAAGAATTAGGTTTTGATGCTCGAAAGATTTTAAACCTTGATCCTGAAAACTCACTTAGAAGGTTAAACATAGACGAAAATCCAGTTGCAGAAACCTTTGCAGGGGATAGTTCTGATAGAAATTCTGTAGAATCTCCTCAGGAAAGATTAGCAAATATGATATCTAAACCAATAATACATTACGAATACAGTCACGACGATCCAAAATGGCGAGTTAAAGACAggttgaataaaataagaaaagaatacAGTGATAAACGTCGCtatgaaaacaatatttataaaaattcaattcaaaGTGAGGATGAAAGtgagtataaacaaaaaatgtttgaaaccccatttaaaagaaacaataaattgtcTGACGACTTTTACGGAAGAAATCTAGGAGTTACACTTTACGAAAGTGATAAAATGGGAAACCAAAAAACGGTAAATCCATTTAACGATGCTgtaaatggatttaaaaaatatatacctcatCGCGAATCTCCAAGCAACAATGCTATTGTTAACCTTATTTTGGCAGAAAAAGCTGCAAGAAGAAGATTTCCTGAAAAGGAAGAAACTGAAaactttcatttatttaaaactgttcccttttttaaacgaaaaactCATGTTGGcaatgaaataaatgaaaattttaaccAGTTgggaaaatttgaaaaattaaatgacGAACGAAACTATTACTCTAAGgatgaagaaacaaaaactcATCATAACAAACTTGAAGATGAACACTCCGTTGATCAGTTTTTACAAAGTGATATGGGCTTAAGTAATTATCATCTCATTGATAAAGAAAATGGAAATGATCGCGACGAACCTGATAATAATCGGgaagaatttaataataatcgtGAAgagaataaattattaaaacatgaCAGTTTCAGCCGAATTTCAAATCCATATGAAACAGAAAATAACTTAAACGAGTACAAAAGCAACGCTGCACACGCGCAAAATTCTCTAAAAAGGTACCCCAACTCAAAACGTTCTACACTACTAGCCAATCacgttgtaacaaaaaaaaataaaatcaataaacgaaaactgaaaaaaaaaacatcggTTGAACAAAAAGTCtcgaaaaaatttaatgttgaaAATTCTAGCAGTAGCAGTAGCAAAAGATGGAACACGTTTCAACCAAATGAAATGTTTCAAAGACATCCAAGCGATTTTTACGGAGAGCATTCCCAAAACAATATCCAAATGATTAGTGGAAGGTATGAACCTAATAATAATTGGAACAGGCTAAATGAAAATGACTACATTACAAACACAGGATTTGAAAATGCACATTCAACTGTTGAGGCTGGTTATATGGGCAAAAACGATCTTGATGTTGAAATGTCTCTTCAACCAATTATTCAAAATGCTTACCCAGGAGAAATATCAAatcataaagaaaaaatgaactaTGGAGAAAAACTTCAGAATCTTCAATCTCATGATCACTCTGGCGGTAAACTGACTGATGATATTTGGGAGCATGAATTTAACGCAAACGAGGTTGGACGTAACCATCAAAGTAGGCATGGAAAATTAATGGGATTTTTCGGAAACTCAGACCAAGGTGCACTTCTTCCTGCAGAAACATTAGATGGCATTGCTGCTAATTGGGAGCATGCCCATCAAAACGTGCACTACGAAAATTTACCTCATAACAAAGGTG ataGCATGCAAGGGTCGCATTTTATGCACGACGCAGATTACGAGCAACAACTACATAACTACATGCTGTTAAACAACGAAAACATTCCTGAT gaTTCTCACCATCAAGAAATGTCAAATGATGAGTACCAGAATCACATCAATAGTCTTATGATGAAGTACAAGCCTTTGATAGAAAAAGCTCACGACGGCTCGGATGTTTCCAGCTATTTGTATCAAAGCTTAATTCCACATCACAAACCAAAACATCCTCACCCAGGATACGact attatgcttttaaaaatcCTTGGTCAAACATGCAACTACCATACCATATACCAG TCGAGAATCACCCACTAGAAGATGAACTTAAAGAAACTACAACAGAAATTACGACCGAAGCAAAGCCTGATTTTATTGAAGGAAAACCTGAGTTAGTTTTTCCGAAATTAGTTGAAGCAAAAACTGATTTTGTGGAAGCTAAAACGGAGTCTATTGAAGCAAAACCAGATCTACTGTTGGCAAAACCTGAATTTTTAGAGGCAAAACCAGAACTCATTGAGGCAAAACCTGAACCCGTAGAAGCAAAACCTGAGCTCATCGAAGCAAAACCCGAGCATCTTTTGGAAAAACCTAAAATTAAGGAAGCAAAAGCTGAACTCATAGAAGCAAAACCTGAGCTTCTTAAAGCCCAACCAGAACACTTTAAAGAGAATTCTGAGGCAATTACAAGTTCTAATCTTTTAAAGGAAAACCTCCAAACAGTTGGAGTAGGAGATGAAAACAATTCTGaaccaaaaacagaaaaactaaataataaagaagCGAGCAACGTTAACAAATCAAACGAACTTCTAAAAGGTGAAAATAAGCCAACAGAAAAAGAGCCTTTGAAACCAAACTTGGGTGTTAAATCACCATGGGGAGAAGCGCCTTCAAAAATTCCTTTGCAACACCATCGTTCAAGTACAGAAATATTGTTTAGTG ATCCTAGTCCTATAATCCAAGCTTACAACCAGTTAAATTTACTAGTTCCGGCTGCACTGCAAATCAAGGCTTTACAAGAACAACTCAAAGAAGTTAAGCAAAAATCCGCTTTGCAAATTGCTTTATTGGAAAGTAAAAATAGAAACGCTTCAAAATCTGAGAAAGATAcatctttacaaatatcacCAAACAAAGCAATGTTTACTGTTAACCCAGCTGAGAGGCTTACTTCTGAAGCAGGATTATTATCACCCTCAATAATACAGGAACTTGTAGCTCAGGCAAAGAATATTCGGCCAACCGGTGATATAAAGTCAGTATTAGAAGCTTCAAGTAGTCCTGGAAGTAAAGAAAACACTTTGTCACAAGCAAACTTAATTCAAACTTCAGTTGCTCAAAAAGCATTGTTAAAGCTAATAAATGCTGCAGTAGATTCTTCTtctaaacaacaatataaagaCCAAAAAGATGAAgctttaaagcaattaaatttacaGACTGATCAGTTGAAGTTGCTTGCATTAATCAAAAATCTTCAGCCTAGTAGTGCTACCGCAGTagaaaaagaacatttaaataatatgttaaacCAGATagcattaaataaacatttagaCTCGGCAACTAGTGCTGCTGTATCATCACCTGCCGACATTAACTCcatgttgttaaaaattgttttaaagcagcaaaatccaaatttaaatgttattaagtCGAAAGGAGTTTCATTACTTCAAAACGGTAACGAAGTTTTCAACgtttttgataaagaaaaaaataaaggctttgcaaaacaaaacagttCAGAAGTAATTCGTTTGTTGATTGAAAAATTACAgcacaaaaaacataaaaaaacaaaagacgCTTTTGAAAATCCATATGCAAAGATTGGATAtgttggaaaacgaggaccacTATCATCGCAGCAAGAATCAAGCAATGACGAAATTACTAACATTGGCACTAGTAATGAAGCCAGTATTATTAATGGTACTTCTTTTAACAAGATTTTACAATCAGTTAATCTTCACTATAACGAAGATGATGAAAACGAGGCAAAGTCAAAAAtaagtgttaaaaaaagtaaaacggcggagaaaaataaaaataaaccaaaagaaaaaatgactcgtttggaaaattataaaaaataa
- the LOC100207791 gene encoding uncharacterized protein LOC100207791 isoform X3 — translation MILKIVPRFEVMLWLFVIANLLLCYAKSKRNNFDFQKANKRQYLVKPVDINHWSGPYFNERQTQNAFKNMIYSVNNGRKREELGFDARKILNLDPENSLRRLNIDENPVAETFAGDSSDRNSVESPQERLANMISKPIIHYEYSHDDPKWRVKDRLNKIRKEYSDKRRYENNIYKNSIQSEDESEYKQKMFETPFKRNNKLSDDFYGRNLGVTLYESDKMGNQKTVNPFNDAVNGFKKYIPHRESPSNNAIVNLILAEKAARRRFPEKEETENFHLFKTVPFFKRKTHVGNEINENFNQLGKFEKLNDERNYYSKDEETKTHHNKLEDEHSVDQFLQSDMGLSNYHLIDKENGNDRDEPDNNREEFNNNREENKLLKHDSFSRISNPYETENNLNEYKSNAAHAQNSLKRYPNSKRSTLLANHVVTKKNKINKRKLKKKTSVEQKVSKKFNVENSSSSSSKRWNTFQPNEMFQRHPSDFYGEHSQNNIQMISGRYEPNNNWNRLNENDYITNTGFENAHSTVEAGYMGKNDLDVEMSLQPIIQNAYPGEISNHKEKMNYGEKLQNLQSHDHSGGKLTDDIWEHEFNANEVGRNHQSRHGKLMGFFGNSDQGALLPAETLDGIAANWEHAHQNVHYENLPHNKGGGHIIQAIQDDPMIDSQFSTFGIGLVMDKHRHGSKHQNNAANTHLLPDSMQGSHFMHDADYEQQLHNYMLLNNENIPDDSHHQEMSNDEYQNHINSLMMKYKPLIEKAHDGSDVSSYLYQSLIPHHKPKHPHPGYDYYAFKNPWSNMQLPYHIPVENHPLEDELKETTTEITTEAKPDFIEGKPELVFPKLVEAKTDFVEAKTESIEAKPDLLLAKPEFLEAKPELIEAKPEPVEAKPELIEAKPEHLLEKPKIKEAKAELIEAKPELLKAQPEHFKENSEAITSSNLLKENLQTVGVGDENNSEPKTEKLNNKEASNVNKSNELLKGENKPTEKEPLKPNLGVKSPWGEAPSKIPLQHHRSSTEILFSDPSPIIQAYNQLNLLVPAALQIKALQEQLKEVKQKSALQIALLESKNRNASKSEKDTSLQISPNKAMFTVNPAERLTSEAGLLSPSIIQELVAQAKNIRPTGDIKSVLEASSSPGSKENTLSQANLIQTSVAQKALLKLINAAVDSSSKQQYKDQKDEALKQLNLQTDQLKLLALIKNLQPSSATAVEKEHLNNMLNQIALNKHLDSATSAAVSSPADINSMLLKIVLKQQNPNLNVIKSKGVSLLQNGNEVFNVFDKEKNKGFAKQNSSEVIRLLIEKLQHKKHKKTKDAFENPYAKIGYVGKRGPLSSQQESSNDEITNIGTSNEASIINGTSFNKILQSVNLHYNEDDENEAKSKISVKKSKTAEKNKNKPKEKMTRLENYKK, via the exons atgattttaaaaatagtgcCAAG atTTGAAGTGATGCTTTGGTTATTTGTCATTGCTa ATCTTTTGTTATGCTAcgcaaaaagcaaaagaaataaCTTTGATTTCCAAAAAGCTAACAAAAGACAATATCTTGTAAAACCAGTTGATATTAACCATTGGAGTGGTCCTTATTTCAACGAACGCCAAACACAAAATGCattcaaaaatatgatttatagTGTCAATAATGGAAGAAAACGCGAAGAATTAGGTTTTGATGCTCGAAAGATTTTAAACCTTGATCCTGAAAACTCACTTAGAAGGTTAAACATAGACGAAAATCCAGTTGCAGAAACCTTTGCAGGGGATAGTTCTGATAGAAATTCTGTAGAATCTCCTCAGGAAAGATTAGCAAATATGATATCTAAACCAATAATACATTACGAATACAGTCACGACGATCCAAAATGGCGAGTTAAAGACAggttgaataaaataagaaaagaatacAGTGATAAACGTCGCtatgaaaacaatatttataaaaattcaattcaaaGTGAGGATGAAAGtgagtataaacaaaaaatgtttgaaaccccatttaaaagaaacaataaattgtcTGACGACTTTTACGGAAGAAATCTAGGAGTTACACTTTACGAAAGTGATAAAATGGGAAACCAAAAAACGGTAAATCCATTTAACGATGCTgtaaatggatttaaaaaatatatacctcatCGCGAATCTCCAAGCAACAATGCTATTGTTAACCTTATTTTGGCAGAAAAAGCTGCAAGAAGAAGATTTCCTGAAAAGGAAGAAACTGAAaactttcatttatttaaaactgttcccttttttaaacgaaaaactCATGTTGGcaatgaaataaatgaaaattttaaccAGTTgggaaaatttgaaaaattaaatgacGAACGAAACTATTACTCTAAGgatgaagaaacaaaaactcATCATAACAAACTTGAAGATGAACACTCCGTTGATCAGTTTTTACAAAGTGATATGGGCTTAAGTAATTATCATCTCATTGATAAAGAAAATGGAAATGATCGCGACGAACCTGATAATAATCGGgaagaatttaataataatcgtGAAgagaataaattattaaaacatgaCAGTTTCAGCCGAATTTCAAATCCATATGAAACAGAAAATAACTTAAACGAGTACAAAAGCAACGCTGCACACGCGCAAAATTCTCTAAAAAGGTACCCCAACTCAAAACGTTCTACACTACTAGCCAATCacgttgtaacaaaaaaaaataaaatcaataaacgaaaactgaaaaaaaaaacatcggTTGAACAAAAAGTCtcgaaaaaatttaatgttgaaAATTCTAGCAGTAGCAGTAGCAAAAGATGGAACACGTTTCAACCAAATGAAATGTTTCAAAGACATCCAAGCGATTTTTACGGAGAGCATTCCCAAAACAATATCCAAATGATTAGTGGAAGGTATGAACCTAATAATAATTGGAACAGGCTAAATGAAAATGACTACATTACAAACACAGGATTTGAAAATGCACATTCAACTGTTGAGGCTGGTTATATGGGCAAAAACGATCTTGATGTTGAAATGTCTCTTCAACCAATTATTCAAAATGCTTACCCAGGAGAAATATCAAatcataaagaaaaaatgaactaTGGAGAAAAACTTCAGAATCTTCAATCTCATGATCACTCTGGCGGTAAACTGACTGATGATATTTGGGAGCATGAATTTAACGCAAACGAGGTTGGACGTAACCATCAAAGTAGGCATGGAAAATTAATGGGATTTTTCGGAAACTCAGACCAAGGTGCACTTCTTCCTGCAGAAACATTAGATGGCATTGCTGCTAATTGGGAGCATGCCCATCAAAACGTGCACTACGAAAATTTACCTCATAACAAAGGTG GAGGGCACATTATTCAAGCTATTCAGGATGATCCGATGATTGATTCGCAATTTTCGACATTTGGAATTGGATTGGTAATGGATAAACATCGTCATGGTTCTAAGCATCAAAACAATGCTGCCAATACGCATTTACTTCCAG ataGCATGCAAGGGTCGCATTTTATGCACGACGCAGATTACGAGCAACAACTACATAACTACATGCTGTTAAACAACGAAAACATTCCTGAT gaTTCTCACCATCAAGAAATGTCAAATGATGAGTACCAGAATCACATCAATAGTCTTATGATGAAGTACAAGCCTTTGATAGAAAAAGCTCACGACGGCTCGGATGTTTCCAGCTATTTGTATCAAAGCTTAATTCCACATCACAAACCAAAACATCCTCACCCAGGATACGact attatgcttttaaaaatcCTTGGTCAAACATGCAACTACCATACCATATACCAG TCGAGAATCACCCACTAGAAGATGAACTTAAAGAAACTACAACAGAAATTACGACCGAAGCAAAGCCTGATTTTATTGAAGGAAAACCTGAGTTAGTTTTTCCGAAATTAGTTGAAGCAAAAACTGATTTTGTGGAAGCTAAAACGGAGTCTATTGAAGCAAAACCAGATCTACTGTTGGCAAAACCTGAATTTTTAGAGGCAAAACCAGAACTCATTGAGGCAAAACCTGAACCCGTAGAAGCAAAACCTGAGCTCATCGAAGCAAAACCCGAGCATCTTTTGGAAAAACCTAAAATTAAGGAAGCAAAAGCTGAACTCATAGAAGCAAAACCTGAGCTTCTTAAAGCCCAACCAGAACACTTTAAAGAGAATTCTGAGGCAATTACAAGTTCTAATCTTTTAAAGGAAAACCTCCAAACAGTTGGAGTAGGAGATGAAAACAATTCTGaaccaaaaacagaaaaactaaataataaagaagCGAGCAACGTTAACAAATCAAACGAACTTCTAAAAGGTGAAAATAAGCCAACAGAAAAAGAGCCTTTGAAACCAAACTTGGGTGTTAAATCACCATGGGGAGAAGCGCCTTCAAAAATTCCTTTGCAACACCATCGTTCAAGTACAGAAATATTGTTTAGTG ATCCTAGTCCTATAATCCAAGCTTACAACCAGTTAAATTTACTAGTTCCGGCTGCACTGCAAATCAAGGCTTTACAAGAACAACTCAAAGAAGTTAAGCAAAAATCCGCTTTGCAAATTGCTTTATTGGAAAGTAAAAATAGAAACGCTTCAAAATCTGAGAAAGATAcatctttacaaatatcacCAAACAAAGCAATGTTTACTGTTAACCCAGCTGAGAGGCTTACTTCTGAAGCAGGATTATTATCACCCTCAATAATACAGGAACTTGTAGCTCAGGCAAAGAATATTCGGCCAACCGGTGATATAAAGTCAGTATTAGAAGCTTCAAGTAGTCCTGGAAGTAAAGAAAACACTTTGTCACAAGCAAACTTAATTCAAACTTCAGTTGCTCAAAAAGCATTGTTAAAGCTAATAAATGCTGCAGTAGATTCTTCTtctaaacaacaatataaagaCCAAAAAGATGAAgctttaaagcaattaaatttacaGACTGATCAGTTGAAGTTGCTTGCATTAATCAAAAATCTTCAGCCTAGTAGTGCTACCGCAGTagaaaaagaacatttaaataatatgttaaacCAGATagcattaaataaacatttagaCTCGGCAACTAGTGCTGCTGTATCATCACCTGCCGACATTAACTCcatgttgttaaaaattgttttaaagcagcaaaatccaaatttaaatgttattaagtCGAAAGGAGTTTCATTACTTCAAAACGGTAACGAAGTTTTCAACgtttttgataaagaaaaaaataaaggctttgcaaaacaaaacagttCAGAAGTAATTCGTTTGTTGATTGAAAAATTACAgcacaaaaaacataaaaaaacaaaagacgCTTTTGAAAATCCATATGCAAAGATTGGATAtgttggaaaacgaggaccacTATCATCGCAGCAAGAATCAAGCAATGACGAAATTACTAACATTGGCACTAGTAATGAAGCCAGTATTATTAATGGTACTTCTTTTAACAAGATTTTACAATCAGTTAATCTTCACTATAACGAAGATGATGAAAACGAGGCAAAGTCAAAAAtaagtgttaaaaaaagtaaaacggcggagaaaaataaaaataaaccaaaagaaaaaatgactcgtttggaaaattataaaaaataa